A genomic region of Acidiphilium multivorum AIU301 contains the following coding sequences:
- a CDS encoding tyrosine-type recombinase/integrase has product MSLTFQLDRYLAVRRRLGYDLSTSERILRRFTRFADSERVTHIDTALFLRWHATLGEANGMTRAARLTAVRLFAQWLSSFDPAHEPPPRGLLPDTVMRSRPHIYSNAEVASIIAAAKALPSICGLRGLTCSTLFALIAVTGLRISEALALDGNDLDADNGVLRVRQGKNGKERLLPLDPSTVERLLNYRIERDRLIGHPAVPLFVTDKATRLTDCTARYNFAQACQQIGLRSEQQYHRHGRGPRIHDLRHTFAVRTMIDWYRTGKDPAREMIRLTTYLGHSSPSRTYWYLEAVPELLDLAIARATASGGEMAQ; this is encoded by the coding sequence ATGAGCCTCACCTTCCAACTCGACCGCTATCTGGCTGTGCGGCGCCGCCTCGGCTACGACCTGAGCACCAGCGAGCGCATCCTTCGCCGCTTCACGCGGTTCGCCGACAGCGAGCGTGTGACGCATATCGACACGGCGCTGTTCCTGCGTTGGCACGCTACGCTCGGCGAGGCCAACGGCATGACGCGAGCGGCGCGGCTTACCGCCGTGCGCCTCTTCGCGCAGTGGCTGAGCAGCTTCGATCCGGCGCATGAACCCCCACCACGGGGCCTGTTGCCGGACACTGTCATGCGCTCGCGTCCGCATATCTACAGCAATGCCGAGGTCGCTTCGATTATCGCGGCCGCAAAGGCGCTGCCGTCGATCTGCGGGTTGCGCGGGCTGACTTGCTCGACACTGTTCGCGCTCATCGCGGTCACGGGCTTGCGCATCAGCGAGGCGCTCGCGCTCGATGGGAACGACCTCGACGCCGATAATGGTGTGCTGCGCGTCCGACAGGGCAAGAACGGCAAGGAGCGGTTGCTGCCGCTCGACCCCAGCACCGTCGAGCGACTGCTCAACTATCGCATCGAACGCGATCGGCTGATCGGTCATCCGGCGGTGCCGCTGTTCGTAACCGACAAGGCGACCCGGCTCACCGACTGCACGGCCCGCTACAACTTCGCGCAGGCGTGCCAGCAGATCGGCTTGCGATCCGAGCAGCAGTACCATCGGCATGGCCGAGGGCCACGCATCCACGATCTGCGCCACACCTTCGCCGTGCGCACGATGATCGACTGGTACCGGACCGGCAAGGATCCGGCGCGCGAGATGATCCGGCTGACGACCTATCTGGGTCATAGCAGCCCTTCCCGAACATACTGGTATCTGGAGGCGGTCCCGGAACTGCTCGATCTGGCGATAGCCCGTGCCACCGCGAGCGGCGGGGAGATG